In one Leptospira noumeaensis genomic region, the following are encoded:
- a CDS encoding SH3 domain-containing protein — MKPFVSFVFALILISCTSNSAKSEPVLSPSSDKTTLIEEIQFLKDSGFPLSPEFEISSFPTKSRAYEEERKKYKILIKASSKIRMLSVYIEDNYTYLSSPRIGKSKGFSFDKGKILEIYNREPILPIVEDGRAFDNSLTGISFKYSNGILSEVACYYHFDPCDEKILLEPSGEIKKVIKEKQSCKKGCGNLVFFRAPGFYKIADNKVRVRKEPSTKSEIITELNKDTPIEVIADAEVYEEVFPHYGTWGKVKLDDGREGYVYGAFLRAPAEPDVVAIREKAEVWKKAKNKK, encoded by the coding sequence ATGAAACCTTTTGTTTCCTTTGTCTTTGCATTGATTCTTATATCATGCACTTCGAATTCCGCTAAATCAGAACCAGTTTTATCGCCTAGTTCTGATAAGACTACTTTGATTGAAGAAATTCAATTTTTAAAAGATTCCGGATTCCCGCTCTCTCCAGAATTTGAGATATCAAGCTTCCCGACAAAAAGTAGAGCGTATGAAGAGGAAAGAAAAAAATATAAAATATTAATAAAAGCCTCATCAAAAATTAGGATGCTTTCCGTATATATCGAAGATAATTATACATATTTAAGTTCTCCACGAATTGGAAAGAGTAAAGGCTTCAGTTTTGACAAAGGTAAAATATTGGAAATTTATAACCGAGAACCGATTCTTCCAATTGTAGAAGACGGGAGAGCCTTTGATAACTCGTTAACAGGTATCAGCTTCAAATACAGTAATGGCATCCTTTCAGAAGTGGCATGCTATTATCATTTCGATCCTTGCGACGAAAAGATACTGCTCGAACCTTCGGGAGAAATCAAAAAAGTGATCAAGGAGAAACAATCCTGTAAAAAAGGCTGTGGAAACCTAGTTTTCTTCCGTGCTCCTGGCTTCTACAAAATCGCAGACAACAAAGTACGTGTTCGCAAAGAACCCTCTACCAAATCAGAAATCATCACGGAATTAAATAAAGACACACCAATTGAAGTCATCGCGGATGCAGAAGTCTATGAAGAAGTGTTTCCGCACTACGGCACTTGGGGCAAAGTCAAATTAGATGATGGACGGGAAGGTTATGTTTACGGGGCATTCCTCCGAGCTCCCGCTGAACCGGATGTTGTAGCAATTCGGGAAAAAGCAGAAGTTTGGAAAAAAGCAAAGAATAAGAAATGA
- a CDS encoding helix-turn-helix domain-containing protein, with translation MKTNRTGIWIPREIECLPDLSVSEKYLLSEIRSLTLAKGCFASNTYFAKLLGKKPDTISRMISKMRKRNYISQLSFDGRRRELSYCLGITSEPAVETKPSAPVQKSKADSEVSAVPFVPITTKVHNIITKNPLEVWKEFLHWTNQLAPSTRIRIQSAVGPESLAKQDLIFWENFTVRLRPVLQ, from the coding sequence ATGAAAACCAACCGCACAGGAATTTGGATTCCCAGGGAGATTGAATGCCTTCCGGATTTGAGTGTTTCTGAAAAGTATCTGCTTTCAGAAATTCGATCATTAACTTTGGCTAAAGGGTGTTTTGCATCGAACACTTACTTTGCGAAACTGCTTGGGAAAAAACCCGATACTATCTCTCGGATGATTTCCAAAATGAGAAAACGAAACTATATCTCACAACTTTCCTTCGATGGAAGGAGACGCGAATTGTCATACTGCTTAGGAATTACTTCCGAACCGGCAGTGGAAACAAAACCAAGTGCTCCCGTGCAAAAATCCAAGGCAGATTCGGAAGTTTCAGCGGTTCCTTTTGTACCTATTACAACAAAAGTACATAACATAATTACAAAGAATCCTTTGGAAGTATGGAAAGAGTTTTTGCATTGGACAAACCAATTGGCACCTTCGACTCGCATTCGGATCCAGTCGGCCGTTGGGCCTGAGAGTTTGGCAAAACAGGATCTGATCTTTTGGGAAAACTTTACGGTGCGACTGCGGCCAGTGTTGCAGTAG
- a CDS encoding ArdC family protein — MNKNNSKTIIKTITNHVMEAIKSGSLGKWVKPWQSFGFPRNAKTYKPYGLLNSLWLTGSLEKFGFKYPVWATELQWKKLGYHLKEGESAKTEVLYPCRVQVPNIPKKKNTVEDSEEEQEGAEIEYKSYSVYKAHPVLNIAQMNVPKSEYDTFIRMTIQNAPDRVDQFVQSIKHKMEEVGVDQASYVITSDTIRMPKKEYFKSETGYWATYLHELGHWTGAWHRLHRDFSKGKGNYAFEELVAELCSAIFAGEFGFSGELQHREYIGSWLSILENDPKAIVKAGFLAMEAADYLKDEARRGVI; from the coding sequence ATGAATAAGAACAATTCAAAGACAATTATTAAAACTATTACAAATCATGTGATGGAGGCAATTAAGTCAGGTAGTCTTGGGAAGTGGGTCAAACCATGGCAAAGTTTTGGATTTCCAAGGAATGCAAAAACATATAAACCATATGGGTTACTGAACAGTCTTTGGCTCACAGGTAGCTTAGAGAAATTTGGGTTTAAATATCCGGTTTGGGCCACCGAGTTACAATGGAAAAAACTTGGTTATCATCTAAAAGAAGGGGAATCTGCAAAGACTGAGGTTTTGTACCCTTGTCGTGTTCAGGTTCCAAACATTCCCAAAAAGAAGAATACTGTTGAGGATAGCGAAGAAGAACAAGAAGGAGCAGAGATCGAGTATAAATCATATTCGGTTTATAAAGCACATCCAGTTCTTAACATTGCGCAAATGAATGTTCCTAAAAGTGAATATGATACGTTCATAAGGATGACGATTCAAAATGCCCCTGATAGAGTAGATCAGTTTGTGCAATCGATCAAACATAAGATGGAGGAGGTTGGAGTTGATCAAGCATCTTACGTGATTACTTCGGATACGATTCGTATGCCTAAAAAAGAGTATTTCAAAAGTGAAACCGGCTATTGGGCAACATACTTACATGAGTTAGGCCATTGGACAGGTGCCTGGCATCGACTACACAGAGACTTCTCGAAAGGAAAAGGCAATTACGCTTTTGAAGAATTGGTCGCCGAACTATGCTCGGCAATCTTTGCAGGTGAATTTGGATTTAGTGGAGAATTGCAACATAGAGAGTATATTGGGTCTTGGTTGAGCATTTTGGAAAACGATCCAAAGGCGATAGTTAAAGCGGGATTTCTTGCGATGGAAGCTGCGGATTATTTGAAGGATGAGGCGAGGAGGGGGGTCATTTAA
- a CDS encoding integrase core domain-containing protein, translated as MTWKETNVFEERMKFVVAWKRGGWTLTDLCHEFNISRVTGYKYLKQYERYGLDGLKDKSRKPKRHPHQTRKKIIELILQERKDHPRWGARKLLASLSARIHMIKKWPHPSTVGRILKQNNLIKPPKRRIRRESIEQPFSHALGPNDIWCADFKGHFTVGNGERCTPLTVTDAYSRFLLCCEIVAKADTANVINEFTKLFMEYGMPLAIRTDNGTPFASNALAGLSKLSVWWIKLGIKLERIEPGKPQQNGRHERMHKTLKEETALPPRSSLEAQQKAFREFQKEFNYLRPHEGIQNSFPANHYRKSKRKFTNWIVKASYPTNIMIGEVNDIGNLHFEGYRIFLSSALALEEVGLEEISDRHVKIHFYGVSLGVIDLYTGKLLHFKNPIPSSLASESGF; from the coding sequence ATGACCTGGAAGGAGACAAACGTGTTTGAAGAAAGAATGAAATTTGTTGTTGCGTGGAAACGTGGAGGTTGGACTCTCACAGACCTTTGCCATGAATTCAATATTAGTCGGGTCACTGGATATAAATACTTAAAACAGTATGAGCGTTATGGTCTTGATGGTTTAAAAGACAAAAGCCGAAAGCCCAAACGACACCCGCACCAAACTCGAAAGAAGATCATTGAACTCATCTTACAAGAAAGAAAAGATCATCCTAGATGGGGAGCAAGGAAACTTTTGGCTTCGTTATCCGCTAGGATCCATATGATCAAGAAGTGGCCTCATCCGAGTACTGTTGGTCGTATCTTAAAACAAAATAATCTAATCAAACCTCCTAAACGAAGGATACGAAGGGAAAGTATCGAACAACCGTTTTCTCATGCGCTTGGTCCCAATGATATTTGGTGCGCAGATTTTAAGGGTCATTTCACTGTAGGGAATGGAGAAAGATGTACCCCATTAACCGTAACTGATGCATACAGTCGATTTTTACTCTGTTGTGAGATTGTGGCAAAGGCGGATACAGCCAATGTAATCAATGAATTTACGAAGTTATTCATGGAGTATGGTATGCCTCTTGCAATTCGAACGGACAATGGAACTCCGTTTGCATCGAATGCTCTTGCAGGACTTAGCAAACTCTCCGTTTGGTGGATTAAACTTGGAATTAAATTGGAGCGTATCGAACCTGGTAAACCTCAACAGAATGGTCGGCATGAGCGAATGCATAAAACGTTAAAAGAAGAAACGGCTTTGCCGCCGAGATCGAGTTTAGAAGCCCAACAGAAAGCATTTCGGGAGTTTCAAAAGGAGTTCAACTATCTGAGACCCCATGAAGGAATCCAGAATTCATTTCCAGCAAATCATTATAGGAAGTCCAAACGAAAGTTTACCAATTGGATCGTAAAGGCTTCTTATCCAACAAACATCATGATTGGTGAAGTGAATGATATAGGGAATCTTCATTTTGAGGGATACCGCATCTTTTTGTCTTCCGCTCTGGCCTTGGAAGAAGTTGGGTTAGAAGAAATCTCAGATAGACATGTGAAGATTCATTTTTATGGAGTGAGTCTTGGAGTAATAGACTTATACACAGGAAAATTGTTGCATTTTAAAAACCCAATTCCATCTTCATTAGCGTCTGAATCAGGATTTTGA
- a CDS encoding STAS-like domain-containing protein — MKSKENKIYLEDYRAKGKDGNIAKVFTGRDRGMHVRTSAKLDELENKFSEIEIIIPDNIYSINPSFFEELFINVVLKLGKDEFRKKFKFTSEGEYNHERALDEAIARILRRNSALG; from the coding sequence ATGAAAAGCAAAGAAAACAAAATCTATCTAGAAGATTATCGTGCAAAGGGAAAAGATGGTAATATAGCTAAAGTATTCACTGGTAGGGATCGCGGTATGCACGTTAGAACTAGTGCAAAGCTAGATGAGCTAGAGAACAAATTCTCAGAGATTGAAATCATCATTCCAGACAACATTTACTCGATCAATCCCTCATTTTTTGAAGAACTCTTTATTAATGTTGTATTAAAATTAGGCAAGGACGAATTCAGAAAAAAATTTAAGTTTACTTCAGAAGGAGAATACAATCACGAAAGGGCTCTGGATGAAGCAATTGCTAGAATTTTAAGACGTAACTCTGCATTAGGTTAA
- a CDS encoding type II toxin-antitoxin system HipA family toxin produces MKFCLLCAKASEADYHPHCSKLLFGKNQIPEIDIDIKSIREMAKQNIESRMTVTGAQSKISLELDDTNPKSTRLTILTSNGHFILKPPSEEYANLPENEHLTMLLAKEFSFQVATASLIRLKSGELAYITKRFDRIGNTKIAQEDFCQLTERLTEDKYKGSYESIGRWIKQHTSSPGIDLVRYFEMIVFSLLTGNSDMHLKNFSIQTDLDGRIKLAPAYDLLAVKLFFKEDNEELALTLNGKKNKISIDDIIAFGKSIQLTESVIGKTLNQIQTRIPFLLKKVTEYPFWNSDTKKYVKLIQERGKRLDW; encoded by the coding sequence ATGAAATTTTGTCTTCTCTGTGCAAAAGCGAGTGAAGCAGACTATCATCCGCACTGTAGTAAACTTCTATTTGGGAAAAATCAAATTCCAGAAATTGATATTGATATCAAATCAATTCGTGAGATGGCAAAACAAAACATAGAGTCAAGAATGACTGTTACAGGTGCTCAGTCAAAGATCTCTCTCGAACTTGATGATACAAATCCAAAGTCAACAAGACTTACGATTCTTACAAGTAATGGTCACTTTATCCTCAAACCGCCTTCAGAAGAGTATGCGAATTTACCAGAAAATGAACATCTTACCATGTTACTCGCAAAGGAATTTTCTTTTCAGGTAGCAACCGCTTCACTGATCCGACTCAAATCAGGAGAACTTGCCTATATCACCAAAAGGTTTGATCGCATAGGAAATACCAAAATTGCTCAGGAAGATTTTTGTCAATTGACAGAACGCCTAACGGAAGATAAATATAAAGGTTCTTATGAATCAATCGGACGGTGGATCAAACAACATACATCGTCTCCTGGTATTGATTTGGTTCGTTACTTCGAAATGATTGTTTTTTCGTTACTTACAGGGAATTCCGATATGCATCTAAAAAACTTCTCCATCCAAACAGATCTCGATGGCAGAATTAAGTTAGCGCCTGCCTATGATCTACTTGCGGTCAAACTATTCTTTAAGGAAGACAATGAAGAACTAGCTCTTACTTTGAATGGCAAAAAAAATAAAATCAGCATCGATGATATTATCGCATTTGGAAAATCCATCCAACTCACAGAATCTGTCATTGGAAAAACACTGAATCAAATCCAAACCAGGATTCCTTTTCTCCTAAAGAAAGTCACTGAATACCCTTTTTGGAATTCTGATACGAAGAAGTATGTTAAGTTAATCCAAGAAAGGGGGAAGAGGTTAGATTGGTAG
- a CDS encoding HipA N-terminal domain-containing protein, with the protein MYRKGKVFYREILAGEIFENEDGYAFKYNETFLNDETCPAISFTLPKRKEVYLSKTLFPFFDGLIPEGWLLNLTQNIWKLNRKDRFGILLTVCEDCIGAVSVKGEEK; encoded by the coding sequence ATGTATCGTAAAGGTAAGGTTTTCTACAGAGAGATTTTGGCAGGGGAAATCTTTGAGAATGAAGACGGTTATGCCTTCAAATACAATGAAACATTTTTAAATGACGAAACTTGTCCTGCAATCAGTTTCACATTACCAAAAAGAAAAGAAGTTTATCTTTCGAAAACATTATTTCCTTTTTTTGATGGGTTGATTCCAGAAGGCTGGCTTCTCAACCTCACTCAAAATATTTGGAAACTGAATCGAAAAGATCGATTCGGTATTCTACTGACTGTTTGTGAAGATTGTATTGGTGCAGTTAGTGTAAAAGGGGAAGAAAAATGA
- a CDS encoding helix-turn-helix transcriptional regulator: MAVVNLPDFVKGERKKNSLTQEDLARMTGVGLRFIRELEQGKPSLRMDKVNQVLEAFGATLVPGPISNEKVNVS; this comes from the coding sequence ATGGCAGTAGTCAATTTACCCGATTTTGTCAAAGGGGAACGAAAGAAAAATTCTTTGACCCAAGAAGATTTGGCTCGTATGACAGGTGTTGGCTTGCGGTTCATACGAGAATTGGAACAGGGAAAACCTTCTCTACGAATGGACAAAGTAAATCAAGTTTTAGAAGCCTTTGGTGCAACCCTTGTCCCTGGACCTATATCAAATGAGAAAGTAAATGTATCGTAA
- a CDS encoding type II toxin-antitoxin system HipA family toxin, which translates to MTSKEAYVWIWLDGKVDPIVCGRIEEESDFYYFNYGRSYLEKAKGNTNTLSIYEPELPLIEGRLPLLNNLKMPNAIRDASPDAWGRRVILNKISGSTAKDKDTEELSELLYLLESGSDRIGALDFQESSTQYVPRQHTNISLEELLDSSEKVENGIPLSKDLDVALLHGTSIGGARPKALIEEKETKYVAKFSSTADYYHVVKAEFIAMRLAKLVGIDVADVKLVQAAKKDVLLIKRFDRIRKKEGWLRNRIVSALTLFGLDEMFARYASYETLCEIIRHRFDSPKETLGELFKRLVFNVLSGNTDDHARNHAAFWDGNSLKLTPAYDICPQARSGNETSQAMLISGEDRRSRIDVCLEARNQFLLSKQKALEIVNYQIHIIERKWKTVCEEAELSQVDRNLLWKRQFLNPYSLDGVKF; encoded by the coding sequence ATGACTTCTAAAGAGGCCTATGTTTGGATTTGGTTGGATGGGAAAGTGGATCCCATTGTTTGCGGAAGGATCGAAGAGGAGAGTGACTTCTATTATTTTAATTATGGTAGAAGTTACTTAGAGAAAGCAAAGGGCAATACAAACACCTTGTCGATTTATGAACCAGAATTACCTCTCATAGAAGGAAGACTTCCTTTATTAAACAATTTAAAGATGCCAAATGCAATACGGGATGCATCACCCGATGCTTGGGGGAGACGTGTGATCCTAAACAAGATCTCTGGTTCAACAGCAAAAGATAAAGACACAGAAGAATTGAGTGAATTATTATATCTTTTAGAATCAGGATCCGATCGTATTGGTGCCCTTGACTTTCAAGAATCATCGACTCAATATGTGCCAAGACAACATACAAATATTTCCTTAGAAGAACTACTAGATTCTTCGGAAAAGGTGGAAAATGGAATTCCACTTAGTAAGGACTTAGATGTTGCACTCCTTCATGGAACCTCCATCGGTGGTGCAAGGCCGAAAGCATTGATCGAAGAAAAAGAAACCAAATATGTGGCCAAGTTTTCATCAACTGCTGATTATTATCATGTCGTCAAAGCAGAATTCATAGCCATGCGTTTGGCCAAATTGGTTGGGATAGATGTGGCCGATGTCAAACTCGTCCAAGCGGCAAAAAAGGATGTTCTCCTCATCAAACGCTTTGATCGTATCCGAAAAAAAGAGGGATGGCTAAGGAATCGAATTGTATCGGCTCTCACACTCTTTGGACTAGATGAGATGTTTGCACGTTATGCCAGTTATGAAACACTTTGTGAAATCATTCGGCACCGCTTTGATTCTCCTAAGGAGACATTAGGAGAGCTTTTTAAGAGATTGGTATTCAATGTCCTTTCCGGAAATACAGATGATCATGCAAGAAACCATGCCGCCTTTTGGGATGGCAATTCACTGAAGCTCACACCAGCTTACGATATTTGTCCGCAAGCACGGTCTGGTAATGAAACTTCCCAAGCGATGTTAATTTCTGGAGAAGATAGAAGGAGCAGGATTGATGTTTGCTTAGAAGCAAGAAATCAATTCCTTCTCTCAAAACAAAAAGCATTGGAGATTGTAAATTACCAAATCCATATAATTGAAAGAAAATGGAAAACCGTTTGTGAGGAAGCAGAGTTAAGCCAAGTAGACAGGAATTTACTATGGAAACGACAGTTTTTGAATCCATACTCATTGGATGGTGTGAAATTTTAA
- a CDS encoding helix-turn-helix domain-containing protein has translation MKITRTYSRLAKEAASLLGKEIQLARKEKAWSEQTLAERIGISRTTLQKMEVGDMTVAIGLVLEAAVILGIPLFVSESPSLSQSIRSASDKLTLMPKRIRTKTKKVKDDF, from the coding sequence ATGAAAATTACCAGAACCTATTCACGTTTGGCAAAAGAAGCCGCAAGTCTCCTCGGAAAAGAAATCCAACTGGCACGAAAAGAAAAAGCATGGTCGGAACAAACACTGGCCGAACGGATTGGAATTTCTCGAACCACATTGCAAAAAATGGAAGTAGGGGATATGACAGTGGCGATTGGATTAGTGTTGGAAGCGGCCGTCATCCTTGGGATCCCACTGTTTGTGAGTGAGAGTCCTTCCCTATCGCAATCAATTCGAAGTGCATCAGACAAATTGACACTGATGCCAAAACGCATTCGAACTAAAACAAAGAAGGTGAAAGATGACTTCTAA
- a CDS encoding helix-turn-helix domain-containing protein — MRQGIWIPARIESRKDLSIAEKVILSEIESFTANGKCFASNEHFANLLGLKPDTISRMISRLKKRNFIIQTGFDGRRRFLSLGSALDDNTTLSEVPMINRQSSSIDFSLSALDETPTPLQKDSKIGTIEQYKGMLNKFPESTRKAVERVLFEGEQPTSKHLARIVNSITAVVVGDG; from the coding sequence ATGAGACAAGGAATTTGGATCCCTGCTCGAATTGAGAGTAGGAAGGATCTTTCAATCGCTGAAAAAGTGATTCTTTCAGAAATTGAAAGTTTTACTGCCAATGGGAAGTGTTTTGCATCAAACGAGCATTTTGCGAATCTTCTGGGATTGAAACCAGATACCATTTCACGTATGATTTCCAGACTTAAGAAACGGAATTTTATCATTCAAACAGGTTTTGATGGCCGTAGACGCTTCTTATCTTTAGGGTCTGCCTTGGATGATAATACGACACTGAGTGAAGTGCCTATGATCAACCGACAATCCAGCTCAATCGATTTTTCCCTCTCAGCCTTGGATGAAACACCAACTCCTTTACAGAAGGATTCAAAGATTGGTACAATAGAACAGTACAAAGGAATGCTAAACAAATTTCCTGAATCAACGAGGAAAGCCGTAGAACGTGTATTATTTGAAGGTGAACAACCAACTTCAAAGCATTTGGCAAGGATTGTGAATTCGATTACGGCCGTGGTTGTGGGAGATGGGTGA
- a CDS encoding integrase core domain-containing protein — protein MFLLLFCFSLLLNLYYLVRYKQLFIENIFLKSQLAIYKRKQKTFHTKPMDRIILLLISYLSPNWESSLILVSPNTLLNWRKKKFQLFWKLLSQRKKMGRPNIPWDLIKLIRRLAKENGIWGATKLHGILFKLGLFVSERTVSRYIPKRPTDPRKRLSWNHFYNLHSDSLIVSDLFSVLSYQFREIYKVIFFMEIKTRKILHFDIHANPTTSWVRKVIKLAFRKKGLENTTYIITDNDVLFGKRFTRYLERLGIKHKKTTIRSPWQNGYAERFVKTCRNEFLDYFIPINEYHLQGKLEEFIHFYNHSRTHLALNKETPVPSPILHKPREGNCKLESIPVLGGLYHTYTWKKAA, from the coding sequence ATGTTTCTTCTCCTCTTTTGTTTCTCTCTCCTTCTCAATCTATATTACCTTGTTCGTTACAAGCAGCTTTTCATAGAAAATATCTTCCTCAAATCACAGCTCGCCATTTACAAAAGAAAACAGAAAACTTTCCATACAAAACCAATGGATAGAATCATATTACTTCTCATTTCCTATCTCTCCCCCAATTGGGAATCCTCACTCATCCTTGTATCACCAAACACTCTACTCAATTGGAGAAAAAAGAAATTCCAACTTTTCTGGAAACTTCTCTCTCAAAGAAAAAAAATGGGGAGACCTAACATCCCGTGGGATCTTATCAAACTCATTCGGAGACTTGCTAAAGAAAATGGAATTTGGGGTGCCACCAAACTACATGGTATTTTATTCAAACTAGGCCTATTTGTCTCAGAAAGAACTGTCTCTCGTTATATTCCAAAAAGACCAACTGATCCTAGAAAAAGACTTTCTTGGAATCACTTCTACAACCTTCATTCCGATTCTCTCATCGTTTCTGATTTGTTCAGTGTATTATCCTATCAGTTTAGAGAAATATATAAAGTGATTTTCTTTATGGAAATAAAGACAAGAAAGATCCTTCATTTTGATATCCATGCGAATCCCACAACTTCCTGGGTACGAAAAGTCATTAAACTTGCCTTTAGAAAAAAAGGATTAGAAAACACAACTTATATCATTACTGATAACGATGTTTTATTTGGGAAACGGTTCACCAGGTATTTGGAAAGACTTGGAATCAAACACAAAAAAACTACCATCCGATCTCCGTGGCAAAATGGATATGCAGAACGTTTTGTCAAAACATGTAGAAACGAATTTCTGGACTACTTTATCCCAATAAACGAATATCATTTGCAAGGAAAGCTAGAAGAGTTTATTCACTTCTATAACCACAGTAGAACCCATCTCGCACTAAACAAAGAAACTCCTGTTCCCTCACCGATCTTACACAAACCAAGAGAAGGAAATTGTAAACTAGAATCCATTCCAGTGTTAGGCGGACTCTACCACACCTACACTTGGAAGAAGGCCGCTTAA